A single Atopobiaceae bacterium DNA region contains:
- a CDS encoding LPXTG cell wall anchor domain-containing protein, which produces MSLPRHGRLAAMLATLALIALAVVALVPTPARADDTVTLTADGGVSDFTTDVRVQKLAADTHEAVTGAHLQIIDASSGTVVEDWTTDGFTKEFAKELNVDTTYTLHEVSAPDGYEVAPDVRFTINATDGEVTLVGSVSSSDSEVVDKRTLNLYDAKVVAETTVVTQQEVGAATSATTGGSQAGFTLPKTGDATSYTLLGMLAMVGVGVAALGLRARYRQG; this is translated from the coding sequence ATGTCGCTCCCCAGACATGGAAGGCTCGCAGCCATGCTCGCGACCCTGGCGCTCATCGCGCTCGCGGTCGTGGCGCTGGTGCCCACGCCTGCGAGGGCCGATGACACCGTCACCCTCACGGCGGATGGTGGGGTCTCCGACTTCACGACCGACGTGAGGGTGCAGAAGCTTGCCGCGGACACCCACGAGGCCGTGACAGGCGCGCACCTCCAGATCATCGATGCCTCCTCGGGCACCGTCGTGGAGGACTGGACGACCGACGGCTTCACCAAGGAGTTCGCCAAGGAGCTGAACGTCGACACCACCTATACGCTGCATGAGGTCTCGGCGCCTGATGGTTACGAGGTCGCTCCGGACGTGCGGTTCACCATCAACGCCACTGACGGCGAGGTCACCCTGGTGGGCTCCGTCAGCAGCAGCGACTCCGAGGTCGTGGACAAGCGGACGCTGAACCTCTATGACGCGAAGGTCGTGGCCGAGACCACGGTGGTCACGCAGCAGGAGGTCGGGGCAGCGACCAGCGCCACGACGGGAGGCTCCCAGGCCGGCTTCACTCTGCCCAAGACAGGCGATGCCACGTCGTACACCCTACTTGGGATGCTTGCGATGGTTGGTGTTGGCGTGGCCGCGCTGGGGCTCAGGGCGAGGTACAGGCAGGGGTAG
- a CDS encoding InlB B-repeat-containing protein, with amino-acid sequence MDTQIELSLDLGNAYITYLNQNISLPTDSVTVPTSKAFDFSVTADSGYEVTAVETVLDGTTTKLVQKDDGTYEVDTSALVKGTQIKIETAAVASDEVDSSAVAITDSASTTDQASEVGTESRPAVELYGEANGTTVKVTAPEGALPEGVQLSVSPASSQAVESAITNTVEAEGKTLQDSNALNVTLFDKDGNEIEPSGDVNVTFFNSNVNGDEVSVYRVADDASSVQAIGTLQADNSIQSFQTDHFTIYVVTAEGTPRIATYNFLDASGSTLSSQMVKTGDTLYEPEAPVVSGEVFKGWSSDGGKTLFTNFGVQTIDSTDTINLTAVYDETYYVFFKDGTGDDARVVATREAVDGQTVDTTGVTFPLDLNKAITGWYTDAALTNKVDSVTIDKANVTLYPKVETGNWVTYESNGGTFISPQFIQPGSTVSEPTAPARSGYTFDGWYDNEACTGSAYSFGSEPTSAVTLYAKWTPKDDTSYTIIYWTENANDDGYTYESSSTATGQTGSTVALSDDQTSTSHINSSYNAYFTYKSCDSGVVINGDGSSVVNVYFSRNAYTVTFNLAQQGGWGNSNTMTIGGTSYSTWGTSYSFTAKYDSDISELWPTASNFQSGNQFYGWSIPNQSSTAVSKRLTMTSDLCSASGLDVTANYGTTCLDHLYYMIESLDQSSPANGNSRILYSGKYYDKSTAYSQDANSQGRNWGQKAISGTTAVGTTQTVLQSSGGGFGGSTPTERNVFLYYNRDSYTIDFHNNDELEESKTLVYGSDISNLNHTPAKPAAYGDLPYEFEGWYTTADLVQKYDWTGATMPSSNLALYAKWVLPTYTVTYYTDMSGANGAQTISDLPYGSTVSKDSLPAITVPDGYEWVGWATRSGSEGHYTYSLYSFDTQLQSDETLYPYYIRTGQVGITYMANGGSGTTTDSMGYAEGSSAEVLANGFAAPEGKVFLGWNTAADGTGTTYYPGYAIEMADTSITLYAQWGDTPQSTTLTYNANGGTGSNVTVDLANNGAATVTGCSFEAPKSMTFLGWNTASDGSGTSYKAGDVVRVDVLTPNTNTLYAQWAKLDASDYNATYDGFAHSETASVEANSALVAAGYSVVYSTDNVNWSSEAPSITDVGTKTIYAKATQTGYADITTSYKLTVTAAPLKVTTPSTSKVYDGSALTADGKLEGLVAHETATFATTGTQTEVGKSTNAYTLAWDGTAKQSNYQLTEDLGTLEVTTADITDTTRFTVSQPADVTYDGAEQKQAVTVADATTGKGLVEGTDYTLSYTEDVTNVGTVTVTVTGTGDYAGTTDRSYKITAAPLKVTTPSTSKVYDGSALTADGKLEGLVAHETATFATTGTQTEVGKSTNAYTLAWDGTAKQSNYQLTEDLGTLEVTTADITDTTRFTVSQPADVTYDGAEQKQAVTVADATTGKGLVEGTDYTLSYTEDVTNVGTVTVTVTGTGDYAGTTDRSYKITAAPLKVTTPSTSKVYDGSALTADGKLEGLVAHETATFATTGTQTEVGKSTNAYTLAWDGTAKQSNYQLTEDLGTLEVTTADITDTTRFTVSQPADVTYDGAEQKQAVTVADATTGKGLVEGTDYTLSYTEDVTNVGTVTVTVTGTGDYAGTTDRSYKITAAPLKVTTPSTSKVYDGSALTADGKLEGLVAHETATFATTGTQTEVGKSTNAYTLAWDGTAKQSNYQLTEDLGTLEVTTADITDTTRFTVSQPADVTYDGAEQKQAVTVADATTGKGLVEGTDYTLSYTEDVTNVGTVTVTVTGTGDYAGTTDRSYKITAAPLKVTTPSTSKVYDGSALTADGKLEGLVAHETATFATTGTQTEVGKSTNAYTLAWDGTAKQSNYQLTEDLGTLEVTTADITDTTRFTVSQPADVTYDGAEQKQAVTVADATTGKGLVEGTDYTLSYTEDVTNVGTVTVTVTGTGDYAGTTDRSYKITAAPLKVTTPSTSKVYDGSALTADGKLEGLVAHETATFATTGTQTEVGKSTNAYTLAWDGTAKQSNYQLTEDLGTLEVTTADITDTTRFTVSQPADVTYDGAEQKQAVTVADATTGKGLVEGTDYTLSYTEDVTNVGTVTVTVTGTGDYAGTTDRSYKITAAPLKVTTPSTSKVYDGSALTADGKLEGLVAHETATFATTGTQTEVGKSTNAYTLAWDGTAKQSNYQLTEDLGTLEVTTATLTISANSSGKMLGQDDPALTYSYTGAVDGETPGFTGNIERVAGEAAGDYAINEGTLGVVDNGAFIASNYSVVYVPAMFSITSDAGALGITKLLTNQGTGADGAFKVGETATFVITVTNNSDFDIVGAVVNDVISNATGTVMVNPGNGYTVSGTAATVADLAPKESIAITASYEVTQADVDANAGITNIATAEVPGGENPTPTDPVPVPTDKQHPSYTTAKTVTNKGTGEDGAFKAGETVDFDITVKNTGNTTLTDTLVSDDLAGATVVAGDGYAVNADGTATVSSIAPNTSAIVKATYTVTQADIDAGTVTNAATVTPSDPKVDPEKPDVVVPVAKLTTTKAVTSTGTGEDGTYKAGDVVTYDITVTNTGNTDLAGITVSDEMSDGGTAALSDSAAFDLAAGQTKTITATYTVTQADVDAGTTVTNVATATSKGGTTDPSDPAPFTPEAQNKAYTTAKTVTNKGTGEDGAFKAGETVDFDITVKNTGNTTLTDTLVSDDLAGATVVAGDGYAVNADGTATVSSIAPNTSAIVKATYTVTQADIDAGTVTNAATVTPSDPKVDPEKPDVVVPVAKLTTTKAVTSTGTGEDGTYKAGDVVTYDITVTNTGNTDLAGITVSDEMSDGGTAALSDSAAFDLAAGQTKTITATYTVTQADVDAGTTVTNVATATSKGGTTDPSDPAPFTPEAQNKAYTTAKTVTNKGTGEDGAFKAGETVDFDITVKNTGNTTLTDTLVSDDLAGATVVAGDGYAVNADGTATVSSIAPNTSAAVKATYTVTQADIDAGTVTNAATVTPSDPKVDPEKPDVVVPVAKLTTTKAVTSTGTGEDGTYKAGDVVTYDITVTNTGNTDLAGITVSDEMSDGGTAALPDSAAFDLAAGQTKTITATYTVTQADVDAGTTVTNVATATSKGGTTDPSDPAPFTPEAQNKAYTTAKTVTNKGTGEDGAFKAGETVDFDITVKNTGNTTLTDTLVSDDLAGATVVAGDGYAVNADGTATVSSIAPNTSAIVKATYTVTQADIDAGTVTNAATVTPSDPKVDPEKPDVVVPVAKLTTTKAVTSTGTGEDGTYKAGDVVTYDITVTNTGNTDLAGITVSDEMSNGGTAALSDSAAFDLAAGQTKTITATYTVTQADVDAGTTVTNVATATSKGGTTDPSDPAPFTPEAQAPLFTSEKTITSTPSNGTSYAADETVTFDIVVTNTGNTTLTGVAVKDELAGATIVEGTGYAVNADGTATVSSIAPNTSAIVKATYTVTQADVDAGNLSNVATVTTSNPGTDPQKPTTPIPTTPPTTPVVPGPTTPTNTTTTTTTTVTTNTTVNTVIYPVATVLQNVYQSAVGEEPTPLAAPSTESIDENGTPLATTAEPVCWVHWYIMLGMLVTLVYGLVVLFRRRRYTKGLKNREKHVLREDDDQQDKQGESAPTIPSGAEA; translated from the coding sequence GTGGACACCCAGATCGAACTCAGCCTCGATCTTGGGAATGCCTACATCACCTATCTCAATCAGAATATCTCGCTCCCGACCGATTCTGTGACCGTCCCGACCTCCAAGGCCTTCGACTTCTCCGTTACGGCGGACTCGGGCTATGAGGTCACGGCCGTGGAGACCGTCCTCGACGGTACGACCACCAAGCTCGTCCAGAAGGATGACGGCACCTACGAGGTCGACACCTCCGCCCTCGTCAAGGGGACGCAGATCAAGATCGAGACGGCTGCGGTTGCGAGCGACGAGGTCGACTCCTCCGCTGTTGCAATCACGGATTCCGCGTCGACGACGGATCAGGCATCGGAGGTCGGCACCGAAAGCCGTCCGGCCGTCGAGCTCTACGGCGAGGCCAACGGAACTACCGTGAAGGTAACTGCTCCTGAGGGCGCGCTCCCCGAGGGAGTGCAGCTTTCGGTAAGCCCCGCAAGTAGCCAGGCTGTTGAGAGCGCGATTACCAATACGGTCGAAGCGGAGGGAAAGACCCTTCAGGATTCGAATGCCCTTAATGTCACGCTTTTCGACAAGGACGGCAATGAGATTGAGCCTTCGGGCGACGTGAACGTCACCTTCTTCAATAGCAATGTCAATGGTGACGAGGTAAGCGTTTATCGTGTGGCCGATGATGCCTCGAGTGTCCAGGCTATCGGTACGCTCCAGGCTGACAACAGCATCCAGAGTTTCCAGACTGACCACTTCACAATATATGTCGTGACCGCAGAGGGCACGCCGCGCATCGCGACGTACAACTTCCTTGACGCCAGCGGCAGCACCCTGAGTTCACAGATGGTCAAGACCGGCGACACGCTGTATGAGCCAGAGGCTCCGGTCGTATCGGGAGAGGTCTTCAAGGGATGGTCCTCAGACGGGGGAAAGACCCTCTTCACCAACTTTGGCGTGCAGACCATTGATTCCACGGACACCATTAATCTCACTGCTGTCTATGACGAGACCTACTACGTATTCTTCAAGGACGGTACCGGCGATGACGCGCGTGTTGTCGCGACGCGCGAGGCTGTGGATGGCCAGACCGTAGACACCACGGGTGTCACGTTCCCTCTGGACCTTAACAAGGCGATCACTGGCTGGTATACGGATGCGGCTCTTACCAACAAGGTCGACTCTGTGACGATCGACAAGGCCAATGTCACGCTGTATCCCAAGGTCGAGACAGGCAATTGGGTTACCTATGAGTCCAACGGCGGCACGTTCATCTCGCCCCAGTTCATCCAGCCGGGCAGCACGGTATCGGAGCCTACGGCACCGGCGCGTTCCGGTTATACGTTCGATGGCTGGTACGACAACGAAGCCTGCACGGGTAGCGCGTACTCCTTTGGTTCTGAGCCGACGAGCGCCGTCACCCTTTATGCCAAGTGGACGCCGAAGGACGATACGAGTTACACCATCATCTATTGGACCGAGAACGCGAACGACGACGGCTACACCTATGAATCGTCGAGTACTGCGACAGGACAGACGGGCAGCACGGTCGCGCTGAGTGACGATCAGACGTCAACGAGCCATATCAACTCGTCCTACAACGCGTACTTCACGTACAAGAGCTGCGACAGTGGGGTTGTCATTAATGGTGATGGCTCGAGTGTCGTCAATGTCTACTTCTCAAGAAATGCGTATACGGTCACCTTCAATCTCGCGCAACAAGGGGGTTGGGGCAACAGCAATACGATGACCATCGGTGGTACTTCCTATTCCACCTGGGGCACGAGCTATTCGTTCACTGCCAAGTACGATTCCGATATCAGTGAGCTCTGGCCCACCGCCTCGAATTTCCAGTCCGGTAACCAGTTCTATGGATGGTCGATTCCGAACCAGAGCAGCACGGCCGTATCCAAGCGCCTGACCATGACGAGCGACCTCTGCTCGGCGAGTGGGCTGGACGTTACGGCAAACTATGGGACCACTTGCCTCGACCACCTGTATTACATGATTGAGAGCCTAGACCAGTCGAGCCCGGCAAACGGGAACAGCCGTATTCTCTACAGCGGTAAGTACTATGACAAGAGCACTGCTTACTCACAGGATGCAAATTCCCAGGGCCGCAATTGGGGACAGAAGGCAATCAGCGGGACGACTGCTGTCGGGACGACGCAGACCGTGCTTCAGAGCAGTGGAGGAGGATTTGGTGGGAGCACTCCTACCGAGAGGAACGTTTTCCTCTACTACAACCGTGACTCATATACGATTGACTTTCATAACAACGACGAGCTTGAGGAAAGCAAGACGCTCGTCTATGGTTCCGATATCTCGAATTTGAATCACACACCGGCAAAGCCTGCTGCCTACGGCGATTTGCCATACGAGTTCGAAGGTTGGTATACGACTGCCGACCTAGTTCAGAAGTATGACTGGACTGGGGCGACGATGCCCTCCAGCAACCTGGCTCTTTATGCCAAGTGGGTACTTCCTACCTATACTGTCACCTATTACACCGATATGAGCGGGGCAAATGGTGCTCAGACCATAAGTGATTTGCCTTATGGCTCAACTGTGAGCAAGGACTCACTCCCTGCTATTACTGTTCCCGATGGATATGAGTGGGTCGGGTGGGCCACGCGCTCTGGGAGCGAAGGGCACTATACCTATTCCCTCTATAGCTTCGATACGCAGCTGCAGTCCGACGAGACGCTCTATCCGTACTACATCCGTACTGGCCAGGTCGGAATCACTTACATGGCAAATGGCGGCTCAGGTACTACGACCGATTCCATGGGATATGCAGAGGGGAGTAGTGCCGAGGTCCTCGCCAACGGCTTCGCGGCTCCCGAGGGTAAGGTGTTCCTTGGCTGGAACACCGCTGCCGATGGTACGGGTACCACGTATTATCCTGGGTATGCCATTGAGATGGCGGACACGTCAATAACCCTTTATGCGCAGTGGGGAGATACGCCTCAGTCGACGACCCTGACTTATAACGCCAATGGTGGAACTGGCTCGAACGTAACCGTTGACCTTGCCAACAATGGTGCGGCGACCGTCACGGGCTGCTCGTTCGAGGCTCCCAAGAGCATGACGTTCCTTGGCTGGAACACTGCTTCCGATGGTTCTGGAACTAGCTATAAGGCCGGCGATGTCGTTCGCGTTGACGTGCTTACGCCGAACACGAATACGCTATATGCCCAGTGGGCAAAGCTAGATGCGTCTGACTACAACGCTACCTATGATGGCTTTGCTCATTCCGAGACCGCTTCGGTCGAGGCCAACAGCGCACTGGTTGCTGCTGGTTATTCCGTTGTATATAGCACTGACAATGTCAACTGGTCGAGTGAGGCCCCGAGTATCACTGATGTCGGGACAAAGACTATCTATGCAAAGGCGACGCAGACTGGTTACGCGGACATCACTACCAGTTATAAGCTCACGGTCACCGCGGCCCCGCTCAAGGTGACGACGCCCAGCACCAGCAAGGTCTACGACGGCTCCGCCCTCACGGCGGACGGCAAGCTCGAGGGCCTCGTCGCCCACGAGACGGCGACCTTCGCCACCACCGGCACGCAGACCGAGGTCGGCAAGTCGACCAACGCCTACACGCTCGCGTGGGACGGCACGGCCAAGCAGTCCAACTACCAGCTCACCGAGGACCTCGGCACCCTCGAGGTCACCACGGCCGACATCACCGACACGACCCGCTTCACGGTCTCGCAGCCGGCCGACGTCACCTACGACGGCGCCGAGCAGAAGCAGGCCGTCACGGTGGCCGACGCCACCACGGGCAAGGGCCTCGTGGAGGGCACCGACTACACGCTCTCCTACACCGAGGACGTGACCAACGTCGGCACCGTCACGGTGACCGTCACCGGCACCGGCGACTACGCCGGCACCACGGACCGCTCCTACAAGATCACCGCGGCCCCGCTCAAGGTGACGACGCCCAGCACCAGCAAGGTCTACGACGGCTCCGCCCTCACGGCGGACGGCAAGCTCGAGGGCCTCGTCGCCCACGAGACGGCGACCTTCGCCACCACCGGCACGCAGACCGAGGTCGGCAAGTCGACCAACGCCTACACGCTCGCGTGGGACGGCACGGCCAAGCAGTCCAACTACCAGCTCACCGAGGACCTCGGCACCCTCGAGGTCACCACGGCCGACATCACCGACACGACCCGCTTCACGGTCTCGCAGCCGGCCGACGTCACCTACGACGGCGCCGAGCAGAAGCAGGCCGTCACGGTGGCCGACGCCACCACGGGCAAGGGCCTCGTGGAGGGCACCGACTACACGCTCTCCTACACCGAGGACGTGACCAACGTCGGCACCGTCACGGTGACCGTCACCGGCACCGGCGACTACGCCGGCACCACGGACCGCTCCTACAAGATCACCGCGGCCCCGCTCAAGGTGACGACGCCCAGCACCAGCAAGGTCTACGACGGCTCCGCCCTCACGGCGGACGGCAAGCTCGAGGGCCTCGTCGCCCACGAGACGGCGACCTTCGCCACCACCGGCACGCAGACCGAGGTCGGCAAGTCGACCAACGCCTACACGCTCGCGTGGGACGGCACGGCCAAGCAGTCCAACTACCAGCTCACCGAGGACCTCGGCACCCTCGAGGTCACCACGGCCGACATCACCGACACGACCCGCTTCACGGTCTCGCAGCCGGCCGACGTCACCTACGACGGCGCCGAGCAGAAGCAGGCCGTCACGGTGGCCGACGCCACCACGGGCAAGGGCCTCGTGGAGGGCACCGACTACACGCTCTCCTACACCGAGGACGTGACCAACGTCGGCACCGTCACGGTGACCGTCACCGGCACCGGCGACTACGCCGGCACCACGGATCGCTCCTACAAGATCACCGCGGCCCCGCTCAAGGTGACGACGCCCAGCACCAGCAAGGTCTACGACGGCTCCGCCCTCACGGCGGACGGCAAGCTCGAGGGCCTCGTCGCCCACGAGACGGCGACCTTCGCCACCACCGGCACGCAGACCGAGGTCGGCAAGTCGACCAACGCCTACACGCTCGCGTGGGACGGCACGGCCAAGCAGTCCAACTACCAGCTCACCGAGGACCTCGGCACCCTCGAGGTCACCACGGCCGACATCACCGACACGACCCGCTTCACGGTCTCGCAGCCGGCCGACGTCACCTACGACGGCGCCGAGCAGAAGCAGGCCGTCACGGTGGCCGACGCCACCACGGGCAAGGGCCTCGTGGAGGGCACCGACTACACGCTCTCCTACACCGAGGACGTGACCAACGTCGGCACCGTCACGGTGACCGTCACCGGCACCGGCGACTACGCCGGCACCACGGACCGCTCCTACAAGATCACCGCGGCCCCGCTCAAGGTGACGACGCCCAGCACCAGCAAGGTCTACGACGGCTCCGCCCTCACGGCGGACGGCAAGCTCGAGGGCCTCGTCGCCCACGAGACGGCGACCTTCGCCACCACCGGCACGCAGACCGAGGTCGGCAAGTCGACCAACGCCTACACGCTCGCGTGGGACGGCACGGCCAAGCAGTCCAACTACCAGCTCACCGAGGACCTCGGCACCCTCGAGGTCACCACGGCCGACATCACCGACACGACCCGCTTCACGGTCTCGCAGCCGGCCGACGTCACCTACGACGGCGCCGAGCAGAAGCAGGCCGTCACGGTGGCCGACGCCACCACGGGCAAGGGCCTCGTGGAGGGCACCGACTACACGCTCTCCTACACCGAGGACGTGACCAACGTCGGCACCGTCACGGTGACCGTCACCGGCACCGGCGACTACGCCGGCACCACGGACCGCTCCTACAAGATCACCGCGGCCCCGCTCAAGGTGACGACGCCCAGCACCAGCAAGGTCTACGACGGCTCCGCCCTCACGGCGGACGGCAAGCTCGAGGGCCTCGTCGCCCACGAGACGGCGACCTTCGCCACCACCGGCACGCAGACCGAGGTCGGCAAGTCGACCAACGCCTACACGCTCGCGTGGGACGGCACGGCCAAGCAGTCCAACTACCAGCTCACCGAGGACCTCGGCACCCTCGAGGTCACCACGGCCGACATCACCGACACGACCCGCTTCACGGTCTCGCAGCCGGCCGACGTCACCTACGACGGCGCCGAGCAGAAGCAGGCCGTCACGGTGGCCGACGCCACCACGGGCAAGGGCCTCGTGGAGGGCACCGACTACACGCTCTCCTACACCGAGGACGTGACCAACGTCGGCACCGTCACGGTGACCGTCACCGGCACCGGCGACTACGCCGGCACCACGGACCGCTCCTACAAGATCACCGCGGCCCCGCTCAAGGTGACGACGCCCAGCACCAGCAAGGTCTACGACGGCTCCGCCCTCACGGCGGACGGCAAGCTCGAGGGCCTCGTCGCCCACGAGACGGCGACCTTCGCCACCACCGGCACGCAGACCGAGGTCGGCAAGTCGACCAACGCCTACACGCTCGCGTGGGACGGCACGGCCAAGCAGTCCAACTACCAGCTCACCGAGGACCTCGGCACCCTCGAGGTCACCACGGCTACGCTTACTATTTCTGCTAATAGCAGCGGCAAGATGCTTGGACAAGATGATCCTGCGCTTACATATTCATATACGGGTGCAGTCGACGGTGAGACTCCCGGTTTCACGGGCAATATTGAACGGGTGGCAGGCGAGGCTGCCGGGGATTATGCCATTAATGAAGGCACGCTCGGTGTTGTAGACAACGGTGCGTTCATTGCCTCTAACTATTCTGTGGTCTATGTCCCCGCGATGTTCTCCATTACTTCAGATGCGGGAGCTCTCGGCATAACGAAGCTGCTTACCAATCAAGGTACTGGTGCTGACGGCGCCTTTAAGGTCGGCGAGACTGCAACCTTTGTCATCACTGTCACCAATAACAGCGATTTCGACATTGTCGGCGCTGTAGTTAACGACGTTATTAGTAATGCCACTGGAACGGTTATGGTAAATCCGGGTAACGGTTACACGGTTTCTGGAACGGCTGCCACTGTCGCTGACCTCGCGCCAAAGGAGAGCATCGCCATTACTGCTTCCTACGAGGTTACCCAAGCAGACGTCGATGCTAATGCCGGTATTACTAACATTGCCACTGCGGAAGTCCCCGGCGGAGAGAATCCAACGCCAACTGATCCCGTACCAGTTCCGACCGACAAGCAACACCCCTCCTACACCACGGCCAAGACCGTCACCAACAAGGGCACCGGCGAGGACGGCGCCTTCAAGGCCGGCGAGACCGTCGACTTCGACATCACCGTCAAGAACACCGGCAACACGACCCTCACCGACACGCTCGTCTCCGACGACCTCGCCGGCGCGACGGTCGTCGCGGGTGACGGCTACGCCGTGAACGCCGACGGCACCGCCACGGTCTCCTCGATCGCGCCGAACACGTCCGCCATTGTCAAGGCCACCTACACGGTCACCCAGGCCGACATCGACGCGGGCACCGTCACCAACGCCGCCACCGTCACGCCGTCCGACCCCAAGGTCGACCCCGAGAAGCCGGACGTCGTCGTCCCGGTCGCCAAGCTGACCACCACCAAGGCGGTCACCTCCACCGGCACCGGCGAGGACGGCACCTACAAGGCCGGTGACGTCGTCACCTACGACATCACCGTCACCAACACCGGCAACACCGACCTCGCGGGCATCACCGTCTCCGACGAGATGTCCGACGGCGGCACCGCCGCGCTCTCCGACTCGGCCGCCTTCGACCTGGCCGCCGGCCAGACCAAGACCATCACGGCCACCTACACGGTGACCCAGGCCGACGTCGACGCCGGCACGACCGTCACCAACGTGGCCACCGCCACGTCCAAGGGCGGCACGACCGACCCGTCCGACCCCGCGCCCTTCACGCCCGAGGCCCAGAACAAGGCCTACACCACGGCCAAGACCGTCACCAACAAGGGCACCGGCGAGGACGGCGCCTTCAAGGCCGGCGAGACCGTCGACTTCGACATCACCGTCAAGAACACCGGCAACACGACCCTCACCGACACGCTCGTCTCCGACGACCTCGCCGGCGCGACGGTCGTCGCGGGTGACGGCTACGCCGTGAACGCCGACGGCACCGCCACGGTCTCCTCGATCGCGCCGAACACCTCCGCCATTGTCAAGGCCACCTACACGGTCACCCAGGCCGACATCGACGCGGGCACCGTCACCAACGCCGCCACCGTCACGCCGTCCGACCCCAAGGTCGACCCCGAGAAGCCGGACGTCGTCGTCCCGGTCGCCAAGCTGACCACCACCAAGGCGGTCACCTCCACCGGCACCGGCGAGGACGGCACCTACAAGGCCGGTGACGTCGTCACCTACGACATCACCGTCACCAACACCGGCAACACCGACCTCGCGGGCATCACCGTCTCCGACGAGATGTCCGACGGCGGCACCGCCGCGCTCTCCGACTCGGCCGCCTTCGACCTGGCCGCCGGCCAGACCAAGACCATCACGGCCACCTACACGGTGACCCAGGCCGACGTCGACGCCGGCACGACCGTCACCAACGTGGCCACCGCCACGTCCAAGGGCGGCACGACCGACCCGTCCGACCCCGCGCCCTTCACGCCCGAGGCCCAGAACAAGGCCTACACCACGGCCAAGACCGTCACCAACAAGGGCACCGGCGAGGACGGCGCCTTCAAGGCCGGCGAGACCGTCGACTTCGACATCACCGTCAAGAACACCGGCAACACGACCCTCACCGACACGCTCGTCTCCGACGACCTCGCCGGCGCGACGGTCGTCGCGGGTGACGGCTACGCCGTGAACGCCGACGGCACCGCCACGGTCTCCTCGATCGCGCCGAACACCTCCGCCGCCGTCAAGGCCACCTACACGGTCACCCAGGCCGACATCGACGCGGGCACCGTCACCAACGCCGCCACCGTCACGCCGTCCGACCCCAAGGTCGACCCCGAGAAGCCGGACGTCGTCGTCCCGGTCGCCAAGCTGACCACCACCAAGGCGGTCACCTCCACCGGCACCGGCGAGGACGGCACCTACAAGGCCGGTGACGTCGTCACCTACGACATCACCGTCACCAACACCGGCAACACCGACCTCGCGGGCATCACCGTCTCCGACGAGATGTCCGACGGCGGCACCGCCGCGCTCCCCGACTCGGCCGCCTTCGACCTGGCCGCCGGCCAGACCAAGACCATCACGGCCACCTACACGGTGACCCAGGCCGACGTCGACGCCGGCACGACCGTCACCAACGTGGCCACCGCCACGTCCAAGGGCGGCACGACCGACCCGTCCGACCCCGCGCCCTTCACGCCCGAGGCCCAGAACAAGGCCTACACCACGGCCAAGACCGTCACCAACAAGGGCACCGGCGAGGACGGCGCCTTCAAGGCCGGCGAGACCGTCGACTTCGACATCACCGTCAAGAACACCGGCAACACGACCCTCACCGACACGCTCGTCTCCGACGACCTCGCCGGCGCGACGGTCGTCGCGGGTGACGGCTACGCCGTGAACGCCGACGGCACCGCCACGGTCTCCTCGATCGCGCCGAACACCTCCGCCATTGTCAAGGCCACCTACACGGTCACCCAGGCCGACATCGACGCGGGCACCGTCACCAACGCCGCCACCGTCACGCCGTCCGACCCCAAGGTCGACCCCGAGAAGCCGGACGTCGTCGTCCCGGTCGCCAAGCTGACCACCACCAAGGCGGTCACCTCCACCGGCACCGGCGAGGACGGCACCTACAAGGCCGGTGACGTCGTCACCTACGACATCACCGTCACCAACACCGGCAACACCGACCTCGCGGGCATCACCGTCTCCGACGAGATGTCCAACGGCGGCACCGCCGCGCTCTCCGACTCGGCCGCCTTCGACCTGGCCGCCGGCCAGACCAAGACCATCACGGCCACCTACACGGTGACCCAGGCCGACGTCGACGCCGGCACGACCGTCACCAACGTGGCCACCGCC